A region of the Candidatus Caldatribacterium sp. genome:
GCGTACTCCAAGGACTACCTGGTGCACCGGAGGGGAAAGGCGTACTAAAGCGGCTTCCTGTTCCTCAGAAAGGGGAAGGAAGTACGCATCGTTCACCGCGATGCCGAGTTTCCCACCTCTTTCCTCGACCTTGCCGGGGATAAAGTTCATTCCCGGGCTCCCTATAAAGCGGGCCACGAAGAGATTCGCAGGATAGTGGTAGACCTCATGAGGCGAGCCAATCTGCTGGATATCTCCAAAGTTCATGACCACGATTTTGTCCGCCATGGTCATGGCTTCAACCTGGTCGTGGGTGACGTAGATGGTTGTGGCCTTGAGGGAGCGCTGGAGTTTCTTGAGCTCTGCTCGGGTGGCTTCCCGGAGTTTCGCATCGATGTTAGAGAGGGGCTCATCAAGGAGGAAAACCCGGGGGCGGCGGACAATTGCCCGAGCAAGGGCCACCCGTTGTTTCTGGCCACTTGTGAGCTTGCGGGGTTTGAGGTGGAGAATATCCTCAATCTGCAAGAGTCGCACAACCTCAGAAACCCTCTTCTCGATTTCGGGTTTCGGGAGGCCTTCGGCCCGAAGGGGAAAGGCGATGTTATCGTAAGCGGTGAGGTGCGGGTAAAGGGCGTAGAGCTGGAAAACAAAGGCAATGTTTCGGGCTGCAGGGCTTAAGGGTGTCACGTCTTCATCGTCAAAGTAAATCTTTCCCGCGTCAGGTTGCTCGAGCCCCGCAATGCACCGCAGAGTCGTTGTCTTCCCACATCCTGAAGGGCCAAGGAGGACCACAAATTCTCCCTCCTTGACCTCGAAGGAAATTCCCTTGACCGCCTCCACGTGTCCAAAGCGCTTGTAGAGCTTTTCCACCCGGACAGACGACATCGCTACGCCTCCTTTTCCCCAAGGAGGTCCTCAAGAGAGGGGATGTGGGAGAAAAGGATGTAGAGCCCCGTCCCCACACTGAGGAAGGCGAATCCATAGTGGTAGAGGAAAAAGGTGAAGGGCTGGCAGAGGCTGAAAATGCCAAAAATGATGAGCACGATGGAGAGAGGCTCCATGAATCTCTTCATACGCGCTAAGAACTTCATACCCATCTACTCCTTTATGGCTCCAAAGGTGAAGCCCCGGATAAGGTTTCCTCCAAGAAGGAACGTGAAAACCACAACCGGAAGGACCATGAGGAATGACCCTGCAGCGATGTGGCCCCAGTTCACTCCCGCAGTCCCAAGGGAATGGGCAATCGAGGGAACGGCGGTGCGGGCCCGTTCTCCGGTGAGAAGGAGCGAAAAGGTGAACTCGTTCCAGGTCATGATGAGGCTGAAAATGGCCGTGGCCACCATGCCCACCCGCATTTCGGGGAAGATGAACTTGAAGAAGGCCTGGAAACGGGAGTACCCATCGACAAGGGCTGCCTCCTCGTACTCCCGGGGGATGTCGTCAACGAAGCTCCGCATCATCCAGACCGCAAAGGCAAGGTTGAACACCGTGTACATGATGATGAGCCCAAAGCGGGTATCGAAAAGCCCCAGGGCCCGGTACATCATGACAAGGGGAATGGCAATGACCACCGGAGGGAGCATGCGGCT
Encoded here:
- a CDS encoding ABC transporter ATP-binding protein, with product MSSVRVEKLYKRFGHVEAVKGISFEVKEGEFVVLLGPSGCGKTTTLRCIAGLEQPDAGKIYFDDEDVTPLSPAARNIAFVFQLYALYPHLTAYDNIAFPLRAEGLPKPEIEKRVSEVVRLLQIEDILHLKPRKLTSGQKQRVALARAIVRRPRVFLLDEPLSNIDAKLREATRAELKKLQRSLKATTIYVTHDQVEAMTMADKIVVMNFGDIQQIGSPHEVYHYPANLFVARFIGSPGMNFIPGKVEERGGKLGIAVNDAYFLPLSEEQEAALVRLSPPVHQVVLGVR
- a CDS encoding carbohydrate ABC transporter permease → MNEFQRRATKNRVIVVVLVVLLCIYLFPLYWMFSTATKSKVEAFALPPKWVWRPQIDNFRNIFYVGAGGALGTVRGIELKPKPSAFLRQLGNSIIVSFVSTLLATFLGALSGYVFSRMRVRGKDDLLFVILSSRMLPPVVIAIPLVMMYRALGLFDTRFGLIIMYTVFNLAFAVWMMRSFVDDIPREYEEAALVDGYSRFQAFFKFIFPEMRVGMVATAIFSLIMTWNEFTFSLLLTGERARTAVPSIAHSLGTAGVNWGHIAAGSFLMVLPVVVFTFLLGGNLIRGFTFGAIKE